The following coding sequences lie in one Mesorhizobium sp. NZP2298 genomic window:
- a CDS encoding LysR family transcriptional regulator, with protein MALENPPGRPGARNRSLPSDPVFVMGKEPKRGLGVRNLPHLIYLEAFEAAARHLSFTKAAEELNCTQGAISQRVRALEQFFARPLFHRRSNGLELTEVGTAYLPGIAEALDRAEAATEGLLGAQAQTSVTVSAPLSFVTLWLARHLVGFSAAHPKIEVRLNSTIWTDPNVELADLSILALDPLQPAPGAVRLGRERLMLLCDPETGRQAGAKPGADWFNAARLIHVQGRMQLLDLWAKKENIVIAPHKAPIKADNAAAALEVAACAGGITAVMSTYAAAYLASGRLVAPFGAGEILPVALHVVPNQHRRLSRSATLFVQWLSGEIPLHGEI; from the coding sequence TTGGCCTTAGAGAACCCGCCAGGCCGGCCTGGCGCAAGAAATCGTTCTTTACCCAGTGACCCCGTTTTCGTAATGGGTAAAGAACCGAAAAGAGGTCTTGGCGTGCGCAATCTCCCGCATCTCATTTATCTGGAGGCCTTCGAAGCGGCGGCCCGGCATCTAAGCTTCACCAAAGCCGCCGAGGAATTGAATTGCACCCAGGGCGCAATCAGCCAACGGGTCCGGGCGCTGGAGCAGTTCTTCGCCAGGCCGCTCTTCCATCGGCGCAGCAACGGCTTGGAACTGACCGAGGTCGGCACCGCCTATCTGCCGGGAATAGCCGAGGCGCTGGATCGGGCCGAAGCGGCGACCGAGGGGCTGCTGGGCGCGCAGGCGCAGACCAGCGTGACGGTTTCAGCCCCGCTTAGCTTCGTCACGCTGTGGCTCGCACGGCATCTGGTTGGTTTTTCCGCCGCCCATCCGAAGATCGAAGTCCGGCTGAACAGCACGATCTGGACCGACCCCAATGTGGAACTGGCGGATCTGAGCATTCTGGCGCTCGATCCGCTGCAGCCGGCACCGGGCGCCGTGCGACTGGGGCGAGAGCGGCTGATGCTTCTCTGCGACCCCGAGACCGGCCGCCAGGCTGGAGCGAAACCCGGTGCCGATTGGTTCAACGCCGCCCGGCTCATCCACGTGCAAGGCAGGATGCAGTTGCTGGATCTCTGGGCGAAGAAGGAGAACATCGTCATTGCGCCGCACAAGGCGCCGATCAAGGCCGACAATGCAGCGGCGGCATTGGAGGTTGCGGCATGCGCGGGCGGCATCACCGCGGTCATGTCGACTTATGCGGCGGCCTATCTGGCCTCGGGGCGGCTGGTGGCGCCATTCGGCGCGGGGGAAATCCTGCCGGTTGCCTTGCACGTGGTTCCCAATCAGCACCGGCGCCTCTCGCGGTCGGCGACGCTGTTCGTGCAATGGCTGTCAGGGGAGATCCCGCTTCACGGCGAGATCTAG
- a CDS encoding FAD-dependent oxidoreductase → MPFSLLKYGLRARHVSFRDIPPTPDLKRSYDVVIIGGGGHGLAAAYYLSNVHGIRNVAVLEKGYLAGGNTARNTTTIRSNYMTEESVRFYKEGVELFETMSRDLGFNVMFSQRGQLTLAHSEATLRSFHLRAEMGKHMGTRIEVVDVRTVKELCPHLNLDLGGQHEVMGGLWHADGGTARHDAVAWGYARHAGARGVEIHQRTEVTGFEHAGDRVTHIRTNRGTIAVGQVLQAVGGLNGQVAAMAGIRLPIRCFPLQAMVTQPLKPFLDILVSSANLHTYLVQSSRGEVVIGGGSDPYQLASTRSTLDQKEHLAEGALHLFPFLHKVKLLRQWAGITDMTPDYSPIMGASPLRNYWLDCGWGTWGFKATPVAGKRMAETIATGRVPDVLKPFDLRRFDSFALLNEMGATAASH, encoded by the coding sequence ATGCCTTTCTCTCTGCTGAAATACGGCCTGCGCGCCAGGCACGTGTCCTTTCGCGACATCCCTCCAACGCCCGACCTGAAACGATCCTACGATGTGGTGATCATCGGCGGGGGCGGTCACGGCCTCGCGGCGGCTTACTACCTGTCCAACGTGCATGGCATCCGCAATGTCGCCGTGCTGGAAAAGGGCTATCTCGCCGGCGGCAATACGGCCCGCAACACCACCACGATCCGCTCGAACTACATGACCGAGGAATCGGTCCGCTTCTACAAGGAAGGTGTCGAACTGTTCGAAACCATGTCGCGGGATCTTGGCTTCAACGTCATGTTTTCGCAGCGCGGGCAACTGACGCTCGCGCATTCCGAGGCGACGCTGCGCAGCTTCCACCTGCGTGCCGAGATGGGCAAGCATATGGGCACAAGGATCGAAGTGGTCGATGTCCGGACGGTGAAGGAGCTTTGCCCGCATCTCAACCTAGATCTCGGCGGTCAGCACGAGGTGATGGGCGGGCTCTGGCATGCCGACGGCGGCACCGCCCGCCATGACGCCGTGGCTTGGGGCTATGCCAGGCATGCCGGCGCGCGCGGCGTGGAGATCCACCAGCGCACCGAGGTGACCGGCTTCGAACACGCCGGCGACCGGGTCACCCACATCAGGACGAACCGTGGAACGATCGCCGTGGGCCAAGTGCTGCAGGCAGTCGGCGGGCTCAACGGCCAGGTCGCCGCCATGGCGGGCATCCGGCTGCCGATACGCTGCTTCCCGCTGCAGGCGATGGTGACGCAGCCGCTGAAGCCATTCCTGGACATACTCGTCTCCTCGGCCAATCTGCACACCTATCTGGTGCAGTCCTCGCGTGGCGAGGTCGTCATCGGCGGCGGCTCCGATCCCTACCAACTGGCTTCGACGCGGTCGACGCTCGACCAGAAGGAACACCTCGCCGAAGGCGCGCTGCACCTCTTCCCCTTCCTGCACAAGGTCAAGCTGTTGCGGCAATGGGCCGGGATTACCGACATGACGCCGGATTACAGCCCGATCATGGGCGCCTCGCCGTTGCGGAACTATTGGCTTGACTGCGGCTGGGGCACCTGGGGCTTCAAGGCGACGCCGGTGGCCGGCAAGCGCATGGCCGAGACCATCGCCACCGGGCGCGTGCCCGATGTCCTGAAACCGTTCGACCTGCGCCGGTTCGACAGCTTCGCGCTGCTGAACGAAATGGGCGCCACGGCCGCCAGCCACTGA
- a CDS encoding sarcosine oxidase subunit delta: MKLLTCPVNGPRNITEFQYLGPVRAASADQPEQLIEALFYAENPLGVMREWWRHTPSNTVLIAERHTVSDQIVATYLPTRKPA, translated from the coding sequence ATGAAGCTCTTGACCTGCCCGGTGAACGGCCCGCGCAACATCACCGAATTTCAGTATCTCGGACCGGTCCGCGCGGCCAGCGCCGACCAGCCCGAGCAACTGATCGAAGCCCTGTTCTACGCCGAGAACCCGCTCGGCGTGATGCGGGAGTGGTGGCGGCACACACCGTCCAACACCGTGCTGATCGCCGAACGCCACACCGTCAGCGACCAGATCGTCGCCACCTATCTCCCCACTCGAAAGCCTGCCTGA